In Archocentrus centrarchus isolate MPI-CPG fArcCen1 chromosome 1, fArcCen1, whole genome shotgun sequence, the following proteins share a genomic window:
- the LOC115778127 gene encoding sialidase-3-like encodes MRKPGVAEKYVRVVQNTYEDSETMVYRIPALLYERDSKTLIAFAEQRRTPDDASGEKLVMKKAEWSELRVVKEAHIDGYRPMNPCPVYDKVNKKLFLFFICVEDSVTEQWQIKWYCNKARLCYITSTDFGETWSGVTDLTDKLTEIKDWATFAVGPGHGIQTEDGRLIVPAYAYYSCCRTSCLCCCCKSNTLSLYSDDSGENWKFGEMFPTKSNECQMAAVYDDNGSSFIYCNARAVPNTVEWKLFSETNGVTFSVIRCSKLKEQALRAVRECDLFSSSKGKW; translated from the exons ATGAGGAAgccaggagtggcagagaagtatgtgcgGGTGGTGCAGAACACATATGAGGATAGTGAGACAatg GTCTACAGGATTCCTGCTCTCCTCTATGAGAGAGACAGTAAAACTCTCATCGCCTTTGCAGAGCAGAGGAGGACTCCAGATGATGCAAGTGGAGAAAAGCTGGTTATGAAAAAAGCAGAG TGGTCAGAGCTCAGAGTGGTAAAAGAAGCCCATATTGATGGATACCGTCCCATGAACCCCTGCCCGGTGTATGACAAGGTCAACAAAaaacttttcctgtttttcatctGTGTTGAAGACAGTGTCACTGAGCAGTGGCAGATAAAATGGTACTGTAACAAGGCCCGTCTCTGCTACATTACAAGCACAGATTTTGGAGAAACCTGGAGCGGTGTGACTGATTTGACTGACAAACTGACTGAAATAAAAGACTGGGCCACATTTGCTGTTGGGCCAGGCCATGGTATTCAGACAGAGGACGGCAGATTGATTGTCCCAGCTTATGCTTATTATTCTTGCTGCAGAACTTCTTGCTTGTGTTGCTGTTGTAAATCAAACACACTCTCCCTCTATAGTGATGATTCTGGTGAAAACTGGAAGTTTGGTGAAATGTTTCCAACTAAATCAAATGAATGTCAAATGGCAGCGGTTTATGATGACAACGGCTCCAGTTTCATCTACTGCAATGCTCGGGCAGTGCCAAATACTGTTGAGTGGAAGCTTTTCAGTGAGACTAATGGTGTTACCTTTAGTGTGATTAGATGCTCTAAGCTTAAGGAACAGGCTCTTCGGGCTGTCAGGGAGTGTGATCTCTTTTCCAGCTCAAAAGGAAAGTGGTAA
- the LOC115784236 gene encoding sialidase-3-like — protein MKKGEVNSSVKTVEWSELKVVEKAHIDGYRPMNPCPVYDKNKDEHKSKLFLFFICVEDSVTELWQKKLYSNKTRLCYITSKDFGETWSGVTDLTDKLTEIKDWATFAVGPGHGIQTEDGRLIIPVNAHSSCCRTYFLCCCLKSYALSLYSFNHGDSWKLGKMFETKSNECQMAEISKNHIYCNARSMSGCRVETFSDDNGDKFGQDKSAKKLVETSSGCQGSVISFPAKNGSHQSSEKWLLFTHPTSKSSRIDLGVYLNKSPRDPRAWSEPWVINKGPSGYSDLAYIDDGWFACLFECGKQDIHEQIVFVTFTEDVIKKNIPG, from the exons ATGAAAAAAGGAGAGGTGAACTCATCTGTGAAGACTGTTGAG TGGTCAGAACTCAAAGTGGTGGAAAAGGCCCATATTGATGGATACCGTCCCATGAACCCCTGCCCGGTGTATGACAAGAACAAGGATGAGCACAAGAGCaaacttttcctgtttttcatctGTGTTGAAGACAGTGTCACTGAGCTGTGGCAGAAAAAATTGTACAGTAACAAGACCCGTCTCTGCTACATTACAAGCAAGGATTTTGGAGAAACCTGGAGCGGTGTGACTGATTTGACTGACAAACTGACTGAAATAAAAGACTGGGCCACATTTGCTGTTGGGCCAGGCCATGGTATTCAGACAGAGGACGGCAGATTGATTATCCCAGTTAATGCTCATTCTTCTTGCTGCAGAACTTATTTCTTGTGTTGCTGTCTTAAATCATATGCACTCTCCCTCTATAGTTTTAATCATGGTGATAGTTGGAAACttggaaaaatgtttgaaacaaaatcaaacGAATGTCAAATGGCTGAGATTTCTAAAAATCATATCTATTGCAATGCTCGTAGTATGAGCGGCTGTCGAGTGGAAACTTTCAGCGATGATAATGGCGATAAATTTGGCCAAGATAAATCTGCTAAGAAGCTTGTGGAAACAAGCTCAGGCTGTCAGGGCAGTGTGATCTCCTTTCCAGCTAAGAATGGAAGTCATCAAAGCTCAGAAAAGtggctgctgttcacacaccCAACCAGCAAATCAAGCAGGATTGATCTAGGCGTGTATCTGAACAAATCTCCACGTGATCCAAGGGCATGGAGCGAACCCTGGGTTATTAATAAAGGACCCAGTGGTTACTCAGACCTGGCCTACATTGATGATGGTTggtttgcatgtttgtttgaATGTGGAAAGCAAGACATACATGAGCAGATAGTCTTTGTGACTTTTACTGAAGATGTCATCAAGAAGAACATTCCAGGTTAA
- the LOC115778135 gene encoding LOW QUALITY PROTEIN: sialidase-2-like (The sequence of the model RefSeq protein was modified relative to this genomic sequence to represent the inferred CDS: substituted 2 bases at 2 genomic stop codons) has protein sequence MAKQIVFKSDKNKIYRIPALICLKKEQSRALLTFAEERRTSDDVSAEKLVMKKGEVNSSGKTVKWSDLEVVEKAHIDGYRPMNPCPVYDKNKDEHKSKLFLFFIRVKTEQWQIKNYQNKTRLCYITSTDCGNTWSDVTDLTGKLCVIQKWATFAVEPGHGIQTKGNRLIILVYAYSSSCCRNCVFCSCNPDXYALSLYSVNHGDSWKFGKMFETKSGECQMAKISKNQIYCSARRTNSFRVETFSHDNGVKFSEFNAIXRCQGSVISFPAKTPSGESSNKWLLFTHPSNTKTLTCGFFE, from the exons ATGGCCAAACAAATTGTCTttaaaagtgacaaaaacaaaatttacagGATTCCTGCTCTTATCTGTCTCAAGAAGGAGCAAAGTAGAGCTCTTCTCACCTttgcagaggagaggaggacttCAGATGATGTAAGTGCAGAAAAGCTGGTTATGAAAAAAGGAGAGGTGAACTCATCTGGGAAGACTGTTAAG TGGTCAGACCTTGAAGTGGTGGAAAAGGCCCATATTGATGGATACCGTCCTATGAACCCCTGCCCGGTGTATGACAAGAACAAGGATGAGCACAAGAGCaaacttttcctgtttttcatccGTGTTAAAACTGAGCAGTGGCAGATAAAAAACTACCAGAACAAGACCCGTCTCTGCTACATCACAAGCACGGATTGTGGAAACACCTGGAGTGATGTGACCGATTTGACTGGAAAACTGTGTGTCATACAAAAATGGGCCACATTTGCTGTTGAGCCAGGCCATGGTATTCAGACAAAGGGCAACAGATTGATTATCCTAGTTTATGCTTATTCTTCTTCTTGCTGCAGAAATTGTGTCTT CTGCTCTTGCAATCCTGATTAATATGCACTCTCCCTCTATAGTGTTAATCATGGTGATAGTTGGAAATttggaaaaatgtttgaaaCAAAATCAGGAGAATGTCAAATGGCTAAGATTTCTAAAAATCAAATCTACTGCAGTGCTCGTAGGACGAACAGCTTTCGAGTGGAAACTTTCAGCCATGATAATGGCGTTAAATTTAGCGAATTTAACGCCATTTAACGCTGTCAGGGCAGCGTGATCTCCTTTCCAGCTAAAACTCCAAGTGGTGAAAGCTCAAACAAGtggctgctgttcacacaccCAAGTAATACTAAAACACTGACTTGcg GGTTCTTTGAGTAG
- the LOC115787294 gene encoding sialidase-3-like — protein sequence MGSGHSTIAQLEKQTVFQTKVYRIPALLYERDSKTLIAFAEQRKTPDDASGEKLVMKKAEVKETNSSGKTVEWSELRVVKEAHIDGYRPMNPCPVYDKVNKKLFLFFICVEDSVTEQWQIKWYCNKARLCYITSTDFGETWSGVTDLTDKLTEIKDWATFAVGPGHGIQTGGRRLIVPAYAYYSCCRTSCLCCSCKSNTLSLYSDDSGENWKFGEMFPTKSNECQMAEVYDDNGSSFIYCNARSDKCCRVDAFSENNGVTFSVIRCSKLKETGSSGCQGSVISFPAQKESANAERDPSPNKWLLFTHPTSKSSRTDLGVYLNKSPCDPKAWSEPTIINGGPSGYSDLACIDDGWFACLFECGQHEIYEQLAFVVFSYNDIKKNTGE from the exons ATGGGCTCTGGACATTCAACAATAGCTCAGCTAGAGAAACAAACTGTCTTTCAAACAAAGGTCTACAGGATTCCTGCTCTCCTCTATGAGAGAGACAGTAAAACTCTCATCGCCTTTGCAGAGCAGAGGAAGACTCCAGATGATGCAAGTGGAGAAAAGCTGGTTATGAAAAAAGCAGAGGTGAAAGAGACGAACTCATCTGGGAAGACAGTTGAG TGGTCAGAGCTCAGAGTGGTAAAAGAAGCCCATATTGATGGATACCGTCCCATGAACCCCTGCCCGGTGTATGACAAGGTCAACAAAaaacttttcctgtttttcatctGTGTTGAAGACAGTGTCACTGAGCAGTGGCAGATAAAATGGTACTGTAACAAGGCCCGTCTCTGCTACATTACAAGCACAGATTTTGGAGAAACCTGGAGCGGTGTGACTGATTTGACTGACAAACTGACTGAAATAAAAGACTGGGCCACATTTGCTGTTGGGCCAGGCCATGGTATTCAGACAGGGGGCCGCAGGTTGATTGTCCCAGCTTATGCTTATTATTCTTGCTGCAGAACTTCTTGCTTGTGTTGCTCTTGTAAATCAAACACACTCTCCCTCTATAGTGATGATTCTGGTGAAAACTGGAAGTTTGGTGAAATGTTTCCAACTAAATCAAATGAATGTCAAATGGCAGAGGTTTATGATGACAACGGCTCCAGTTTCATCTACTGCAATGCTCGGAGTGACAAATGCTGTCGAGTGGACGCTTTCAGTGAGAATAATGGTGTTACCTTTAGTGTGATTAGATGCTCTAAGCTTAAGGAAACAGGCTCTTCGGGCTGTCAGGGAAGTGTGATCTCTTTTCCAGCTCAAAAGGAAAGTGCTAATGCAGAACGCGATCCAAGCCCAAACAAGtggctgctgttcacacaccCAACCAGCAAATCAAGCAGGACTGATCTAGGTGTGTATCTGAACAAATCCCCATGTGATCCAAAGGCATGGAGCGAACCGACAATCATTAATGGAGGACCCAGTGGTTACTCAGACCTGGCCTGCATTGATGATGGTTggtttgcatgtttgtttgaATGTGGGCAGCATGAAATATATGAGCAATTAGCCTTTGTTGTCTTTAGTTACAATGACATCAAGAAGAACACTGGAgagtag
- the LOC115783178 gene encoding sialidase-4-like → MNQQIVFESGEKFYRIPALICLQKKESKILLAFAEQRRTSKDETAEKLVMKKGEVNSSGKTVKWSELKVVEKAHLDKHRPMNPCPVYDKVKETLFLFFICVEDGVDEDSQKKNYQNKAQPCYITSTDFGETWSDVIELRDKLSDIQAWATFAFGPGHGIQTESNRLIIPVNAYCSSCINSVWCWCCRTCCVSCLGWCCRKCYRDSWCNLDSYALSLYSDDYGDSWKFGKMFETKSGECQMAEISKEKIYCSARSTNKFRVETFSDDNGINFSKDKSAQKLVEVHTKSVLGCQGSVISFPASDQSSDKWLLFTHPTGPGRMKLGVYLNKSPSDPKAWSEPKVINNGPSGYSDLAYIDDGWFACLFECGKQDIHEQIAFVTFTEDVIKKNIPG, encoded by the exons ATGAACCAACAAATTGTCTTTGAAAGTGGAGAAAAATTTTACAGGATTCCTGCTCTTATCTGTctccaaaaaaaggaaagtaaaaTTCTCCTCGCCTTTGCAGAGCAGAGGAGGACTTCAAAGGATGAAACTGCAGAAAAGCTGGTTATGAAAAAAGGAGAGGTGAACTCATCTGGGAAGACTGTTAAG TGGTCAGAACTCAAAGTGGTGGAAAAAGCCCATCTTGATAAACACCGTCCTATGAACCCCTGCCCGGTGTATGACAAGGTCAAAGAAacacttttcctgtttttcatctGTGTTGAAGACGGCGTTGATGAGGATTCCCAGAAAAAAAACTACCAGAACAAGGCCCAACCCTGCTACATCACAAGCACGGATTTTGGAGAAACCTGGAGCGATGTGATTGAGTTGCGtgacaaactgtctgacatACAAGCCTGGGCCACATTTGCCTTTGGGCCAGGCCATGGTATTCAGACAGAAAGCAACAGATTGATTATCCCAGTTAATGCTTATTGTTCTAGCTGCATAAATTCTGTCTGGTGTTGGTGTTGCCGAACATGCTGTGTCTCATGCCTTGGCTGGTGTTGCCGTAAGTGCTACAGGGATAGCTGGTGTAATCTTGATTCATATGCACTCTCCCTCTATAGTGATGATTATGGTGATAGTTGGAAATttggaaaaatgtttgaaaCAAAATCAGGAGAATGTCAAATGGCTGagatttctaaagaaaaaatCTATTGCAGTGCTCGTAGTACAAACAAGTTTCGAGTGGAAACTTTCAGCGATGATAATGGCATTAATTTTAGCAAAGATAAATCTGCTCAGAAGCTTGTGGAAGTACACACAAAATCAGTCTTAGGCTGTCAGGGTAGCGTGATCTCCTTTCCTGCAAGTGATCAAAGCTCAGACAAGTGGCTGCTGTTCACGCACCCAACTGGTCCAGGAAGGATGAAGTTAGGCGTGTATCTGAACAAATCTCCAAGTGATCCAAAAGCATGGAGCGAACCCAAGGTTATTAACAATGGACCCAGTGGTTACTCAGACCTGGCCTACATTGATGATGGTTggtttgcatgtttgtttgaATGTGGAAAGCAAGACATACATGAGCAGATAGCCTTTGTGACTTTTACTGAAGATGTCATCAAGAAGAACATTCCAGGTTAA